Part of the Pseudomonadota bacterium genome is shown below.
ATCAGAGGATGGGCGGATCGGTTCCCGGCATAGTGGATTGCATCGGCGATCAATTCCTTTCCCGTACCGTTGGCGCCACAGATGAGGACATTGACATCCAGCTCGGCAGTCCGTTCAAGAAGATCATAGATCTTCCGCATTTTCTCGGATTTGCCGATAATATTGTGGTAGCTGTGCTTGCTCAGAAGGGTGTTTTCAAGTTCTACCAGGCGAGTGACATCCCTGATTACGAGAACCGCCCCGCCAAGCTCATTCTGTTTTCTGATCAACGGAGCAGTGTTCAGGACCAGGGTCCTTTCCGCTCCCCCTTCACAATTACACTTGACCCGGTATTCTTTGACCGGTTTTCGGGTTTCAAGCGTCTGCAGCAACGGCTGCACACAGGCAACGGTGCCTCTCCCGATCCTTTCCTGGAATGACACCCTATCTCCCGACATCCCGGGACAGATCTTGTCCAAGGGCCTGTTGGTATTGATAATCTGCAGCTGATCATCAACTGTGACAATGGTGTTCTCAATACTGTCAAAAATGGTTTGCAGCAGAAGATGCGACTCTTCCTTCTCACGGACAGCCTCAAGCAGTTCCAGTTGGGTGTTCACCCTGGCCAGCACCTCTTCCATCTTGAAGGGCTTGATAATATAGTCAACCCCCCCTGCCTCAAAGGCCATGACGATATCCTTGATCTCCGATAAAGCACTGATAAAAATAACCGGGATCCGGGAGGTTCGTTCATCGGATTTCAGGATGCGACACACTTCATAGCCGCTCATTTCCGGCATCATGATATCGAGCAGGATGAGATCGGGGGGATCCGAGCGAACTGATTCAAGAGAGGCGATGCCATTGGCGGCGGAAGTCACCTGGTAGCCCTGTCCGGTAAGGATCACCCGCAGAACGTCAAGGTTCACAGGCGTGTCATCAACAATCAGAATTCTGTGTGGTTTTATTTGTTCTTTCATCTCAGGCTTTCTTCACCGCGTGCCCCCCGAACTCTCTACGCAGGGCGGCCAGCACCTTGTTCTCGAAGGCATCGGGCTGCCTGGATTCAAAACGTCTGAACAGGGCGCTGGTGATGACCGGGGCCGAAACCCCTGTCTCCACGGCCTGCTGGACGGTCCAGCGCCCCTCGCCGGAATCGTCGACATAGCCCTTCAGATCGGCAAGTTCGGGGTCCCTGGCAAAGGCATCTTCAAGAAGTTCGAGCAACCAGGAACGGATCACACTCCCCCTGTTCCAGAGTTTTGCCAGCTCGGAGTAATCCATCTCCACACCATAGGGAGAGGCTTCGAGGATCGCAAAACCTTCCCCGTAGGCCTGCATCATTCCGTACTCGATGCCGTTGTGGATCATTTTGACGAAATGTCCGGCTCCCACCGGCCCGCAGTACATATAGCCGTTTTCCGGAGCCAGAGTTTTAAAGATCGGTTCCAGGTATTCGAAGTCGGCCTTTCTGCCGCCAACCATGGTGCAATAGCCGACTTCAAGGCCCCAGATCCCCCCGCTCACTCCGGCATCCACATAGTGGATTCCCGGCCCGGCGAGAAAATCCGCCCTTCTGATGTCGTCTTTATAGAAAGAGTTGCCACCTTCAATAATGATATCCTCCGGGTCAAGCAGCTCTCGCAGCTGTTCGACATGGTCGTCCACAGTGCGCCCTGCCGGCAGCATAAGCCACACCACCCGGCGCCCTTCCAGCTTGCCTACGAGATCCGCGAGCGAAGCGGAACCGATCCCGCCTTCCCGGGCAAGCTCGTCAATCTTGTCCGGCGACCGGTTATAGGCGACAACCTCATGCCCACCCTGTATGAGTCGGCGGGCCATATTCATCCCCATCCGGCCAAGACCTACCATGCCGATCTTCATCACATTCTCCCTATACCATCAACCGGTTGTATTCCTTCTCCAGAAAACCGAGATGCATGTTTTCCTCTTCGATAAGACGGTAAAAGAGATCTTTCACCGTTGGTTCTGACGCCTGATGGGCCAGCCGGCTGTAGAGGTCCATCGCCTGAGTTTCAAACATCATGGCCAACTCAAAAATGTGTTCCAGAGTCAGAAACTCCGGCCTGACCCGGGCCAGAAACTGGGAAACTGACCGCCCCCCCTCCATGGTGTCATCGAGGATGCCGATCTCCGGAATCGCAGAACGGTCTTCGACCAGATGCCGGTACTCCTCCATCAGCCACGCCTTGTGTTTGTCTTCAAATCCGGCCAGCCTCTCTAAAAGCCGCGCCTCTTCCGCTCCTTCGGCGAGTGCTGCCAGCCTCGCGTAAAACTTCTGCAACCCGTCTTCAAGGGCATAGGCAAGGACAATCCCGCTTTGATAATCCCCGTCACTGTCAAGAAGTTCAAGACCCTGAATTTCAGGCCCGGTTGCCTTGCGGCCGAACCATTTCTTGATCCCGCCGGACAGATTATACACTTCCTGAAACCCTTTGCCGCTGAGAAACCTTGCCGCGATGGTGCTTCTCCCGCCGGAAGCGCAGTAAACAATAACCGGCTTTTGCGGATCCAGTTCTTTCAGCTTCTCCGCCAATTCTTTCATCGGGGCCAGAACCGCTCCCGGGAGATGCTCCGCCTCGTATTCCTTTGGCTGCCTCACATCCAGCAGGACGTACTCCTCAGCCAGATGATCGGCCATGAACTTCCTGACCTGTTCACTATCAAGATCATTTGTCTTAGAAAAAAAAGTCTTTAGATTCATATGCCTACCTTGCAATCACTGTTTCAATCCTTGTCCGTCAGAGCGCATTTTCCCTTCATCGGGCAGTCCTTGCAATGCCTGCCCTTGCGGATGTATTTCTCGCAACACTCGTCCTTTTTCTTCTGTTTCTTCTGCTTCTCTTTATCTCCCATAACTGACCCCAATATAGTGAACTCCTGAAACATTACGCAATCTTTAATCCGATAGAACAAACAAACTGATAACCAGTACCAATAAACACATTCCCGACAAATCGTCAAACCCCCTGTTTCCCGAGAAAAGTTCCAGCACAAGACAATGTATTACCGTCCAATTTATCACCACATATTGTTTATTGAATAATTATCTGAACTGTTGTATTTTACTCCCCTTTTTTTATGGTATTATACAGACAGGTTCATTGAAGCCGTCCGGCTGCAGTATAGAGCCTGTTCACTAACTTCTATACGGAGGTGTTGTGCATGGAACTTCAGGTTGAAGGACGTCATGTTGACATTCGCAATTCATGGCAGACCAAAATCGATGTTGAAAAAGATCGTCTGGACCGTCACCATCCGGGACTGGTTCATAACCTGCGGGTAGCAGTTGAAGCCACCACCAGTCACAAAGAGGGTGGTTACGAAGTCAGACTTATTGCCACTGTCCCCAACGACACCCTGATCGTCAAACGCAAAGGGGACGCGGTTAAACCGCTCCTGGTAAAAGCTTTCGACAACCTTGGCCAGCAGCTTAAAGAGATGCAGCGCAAAAAGAGACAAAGCTCCAAAGGGCAGGAAGGAAGCGGCCCTGAAGTTTTGACCGGCATTATAAAAACAGTCTCCCCTCCTGAGTCGTTCGGCTTTATCGTCACCGGCGACGGACGGGAAATCTATTTCCATGAAAACGCCTTGAAAGACGCGCAAATCGGCGTCCTGAACGAAGGCGATGCCGTCACTTTCGGAGAAACCGAGGGTGACAAGGGGCCCTGCGCCAGCTGGGTTAAATTGACCAACTGAACCGGGGTCTCAGGCCAGTAAACGGAACAAACATACAATGTCTGCATCAGCACAGGTCGATATCGGGCCTGAATATCTTGAAGAAAAAGAAGACACGCTGTCTGAAAAGATCGCCCGGCTCAAAATTGAGCTGGGCGATGACCTTTTAATCCTCGGTCATCACTATCAGCAGGAAGCGGTCTATAAATTTGCCGACCAGGTCGGCGATTCCCTGAAACTCGCCCGCACGGCCTCCCGGCAGAAAAGCAGGTATATCGTCTTCTGCGGTGTTCATTTCATGGCGGAAACCGCGGATATTCTCACCTCGCCGGAGCAGGTTGTCCTTCTCCCCGACCTCCGGGCCGGTTGCCCGATGGCGGATATGGCAAGCATCGATGAGGTCGAATACGCCTGGCAGGATCTGGCAGAAGTCATCGGCGACGCCTCGGTTATCCCCATCACCTATGTCAACTCTTCTGCCCGAATCAAAGCCTTCGTCGGTGAAAAGGGCGGCTCGGTCTGCACCTCTTCCAACGCGGAGAAGGTGTTGTCCTGGGCCCTGAACAAGGGGAACAAAGTCATCTTTTTCCCCGATGAACATCTCGGCAGAAATTCCGCCTATGCCCTCGGTATCCCGAAGGATGAGATCGTTCTCTGGAACAGGGAGGAGCCTTTGGGGGGAAATACTCCGGAAGAGCTTCAGAAAGCAAAAGTCATCCTCTGGAACGGATACTGCACCGTCCATATGCAGTTCACTGCGGAGCAGGTCGACAACTGGCGCCGCAAAGATCCGGACATCAAGGTGATCGTTCACCCGGAATGCAGAAACGAGGTGGTCGGCAAGGCAGACCATTACGGCTCCACCGAAGCCATCATCAGGACCATTTCCGATTCCCCGTCCGGAACCAGCTGGGCGGTCGGCACCGAGATCAACCTGGTCAACCGCCTCCGCCGGCTGCTGCCCGACAAAAAAATCCACTCCCTGTCACCCTTCCAGTGCCTCTGCTCCACCATGTACCGGATCAAACCTGGGTATCTGCTCTGGGCCCTGGAAAGCATCCGGAGCGGCCAGGTCGTCAACCGGATCACGGTCGACCAGGAAACTGCGGAAAAGGCGAAGTTGTCCCTGAACAGGATGCTCGAAATCTGATAGTTCAAACAGCTTAAACGTTCAAACGCCTAGACGCTTAAACGCTTAAACAACTGAAAATATGAAAAGAATATATTTCGACAATAACGCCACCACCCCGGTATCACCCGAAGTCAAAGCCGCAATGCTCCCCTGTCTTGAAGAGCGATTCGGCAACCCTTCGAGTGCCCACAGAATCGGGGAGGCAGCCGCATTGGCCGTGGAAAGAGCCCGAGAGCAGGTCGCCCTACTTTTCAACGCCCATCCCTCCAGAATCTGTTTCACCAGCGGCGGCACCGAAGCCAACAATATGGCAATATTCAGTGCCGCCGGAGCAAACCCTGACAAAAAACACATTGTCACCTCCAGGGTCGAACATCCTTCAGTCCTTGAGCCTCTCAACCACCTTGCCGGGTATGGATACGAAATCGAAGTGCTTGAGGTCGACCCCAACGGCGCCCTTGATCTTGACCGGCTGCGATCCACACTCCGCGAGGACACCGCCCTGGTCACCCTGATGGCGGCAAATAACGAGACCGGGGTCATCTGGCCGATCGGGGAAATCGGCGAAATCTGCAAGGAGAAGGGGGTCCTGTTCCACAGCGACGTCGTGCAGATGCTCGGCAAAAGCCCGATAGACGTCCAGGAACTGGCAGTCGACTACCTGAGCATGGCCGGACACAAGCTCCACGGCCCGAAAGGGGTCGGCGCTCTATTCACCTCAAGAACCGCACCTCTCAGACCGGTCATTTTCGGAGCCGGTCAGGAAAAGGGCAAAAGGCCGGGCACCGAAAATGTTCCCGGGATTGTCGGCCTCGGCAAAGCCTGTGAAACAGCCGGTGCCAAGCTTGCAGAGTATTCTGTAAATATTCTCGCCTTGCGGGATCGCATTGAAAATTCCATCAGCAGCAATTTCCCGGATGCGATCATCAATGGCGCCGGTGAGCCAAGGCTTGCCAATACAATCAACGTCTGTTTCGAGCACTGCTCATCCGCCGGTCTGATCCAGGAACTTGATGAAAGAGGGATTGCGGTCTCGGGCCATTCGGCCTGTCACAGCGGCGACCTGAACCCCTCGCATGTCCTTACGGCCATGCGGGTTCCGGAAACCCACCTCCATGGCGCCCTGCGCATAAGCCTCAGCAGGATCAACACCGCTGAAGAAGTCGACCGGTTTCTGGAGATTCTCCCGGACATCGTCGAAAAATCACGCCGGGGTTTCGCCGATTAACTTCCTTTATTTGTGAACCGTTTTCAGGTATCTTCAACTCGAAATCTTTCGCGCCAATAAAACGCAAACAACAACTCAAACAGGATCAGCCATGTGCGGCATTGTCGGATATATAGGAAAAAGAAAGGTTGTCCCGATTCTTCTGAAAGGGCTGAAAAGCCTCGAATACCGGGGCTACGACTCCGCCGGACTGGTGTATATCGATGAATCCGGCGGACTCAAAAGACACCGCTGTCAGGGCAAGCTTGCAAATCTTGAAGAGGTCATGGAAGAGCTGACTGTTTCCAGCACCGTCGGCCTCGGCCATACCCGCTGGGCAACCCATGGCCCGCCGTCAGAAGCAAACGCC
Proteins encoded:
- a CDS encoding sigma 54-interacting transcriptional regulator, producing the protein MKEQIKPHRILIVDDTPVNLDVLRVILTGQGYQVTSAANGIASLESVRSDPPDLILLDIMMPEMSGYEVCRILKSDERTSRIPVIFISALSEIKDIVMAFEAGGVDYIIKPFKMEEVLARVNTQLELLEAVREKEESHLLLQTIFDSIENTIVTVDDQLQIINTNRPLDKICPGMSGDRVSFQERIGRGTVACVQPLLQTLETRKPVKEYRVKCNCEGGAERTLVLNTAPLIRKQNELGGAVLVIRDVTRLVELENTLLSKHSYHNIIGKSEKMRKIYDLLERTAELDVNVLICGANGTGKELIADAIHYAGNRSAHPLIKVNCAALSENLLESELFGHVRGSFTGAVKDRVGRIQAAEGGTLFLDEIGDTSPLFQAKLLRFLEHREFEVVGDSETRKADVRVIAATNQDLSAKVGEKRFREDLFYRLKGLMIQLPPLRERVEDIPLLASHFIGVFREALKKNIEGMDENVRKIFLEYHWPGNVRELKSTLHYACALCDGELIRQQHLPEELLSESATLRHFMKHEDPPGSTRGTGPEKETICATLESTDWNKAKTARLLGISRATLYTKILKYGIGEKTGDGPHAE
- the nadA gene encoding quinolinate synthase NadA, with the translated sequence MSASAQVDIGPEYLEEKEDTLSEKIARLKIELGDDLLILGHHYQQEAVYKFADQVGDSLKLARTASRQKSRYIVFCGVHFMAETADILTSPEQVVLLPDLRAGCPMADMASIDEVEYAWQDLAEVIGDASVIPITYVNSSARIKAFVGEKGGSVCTSSNAEKVLSWALNKGNKVIFFPDEHLGRNSAYALGIPKDEIVLWNREEPLGGNTPEELQKAKVILWNGYCTVHMQFTAEQVDNWRRKDPDIKVIVHPECRNEVVGKADHYGSTEAIIRTISDSPSGTSWAVGTEINLVNRLRRLLPDKKIHSLSPFQCLCSTMYRIKPGYLLWALESIRSGQVVNRITVDQETAEKAKLSLNRMLEI
- the gnd gene encoding decarboxylating 6-phosphogluconate dehydrogenase, whose protein sequence is MKIGMVGLGRMGMNMARRLIQGGHEVVAYNRSPDKIDELAREGGIGSASLADLVGKLEGRRVVWLMLPAGRTVDDHVEQLRELLDPEDIIIEGGNSFYKDDIRRADFLAGPGIHYVDAGVSGGIWGLEVGYCTMVGGRKADFEYLEPIFKTLAPENGYMYCGPVGAGHFVKMIHNGIEYGMMQAYGEGFAILEASPYGVEMDYSELAKLWNRGSVIRSWLLELLEDAFARDPELADLKGYVDDSGEGRWTVQQAVETGVSAPVITSALFRRFESRQPDAFENKVLAALRREFGGHAVKKA
- a CDS encoding sulfurtransferase, which encodes MNLKTFFSKTNDLDSEQVRKFMADHLAEEYVLLDVRQPKEYEAEHLPGAVLAPMKELAEKLKELDPQKPVIVYCASGGRSTIAARFLSGKGFQEVYNLSGGIKKWFGRKATGPEIQGLELLDSDGDYQSGIVLAYALEDGLQKFYARLAALAEGAEEARLLERLAGFEDKHKAWLMEEYRHLVEDRSAIPEIGILDDTMEGGRSVSQFLARVRPEFLTLEHIFELAMMFETQAMDLYSRLAHQASEPTVKDLFYRLIEEENMHLGFLEKEYNRLMV
- a CDS encoding aminotransferase class V-fold PLP-dependent enzyme, giving the protein MKRIYFDNNATTPVSPEVKAAMLPCLEERFGNPSSAHRIGEAAALAVERAREQVALLFNAHPSRICFTSGGTEANNMAIFSAAGANPDKKHIVTSRVEHPSVLEPLNHLAGYGYEIEVLEVDPNGALDLDRLRSTLREDTALVTLMAANNETGVIWPIGEIGEICKEKGVLFHSDVVQMLGKSPIDVQELAVDYLSMAGHKLHGPKGVGALFTSRTAPLRPVIFGAGQEKGKRPGTENVPGIVGLGKACETAGAKLAEYSVNILALRDRIENSISSNFPDAIINGAGEPRLANTINVCFEHCSSAGLIQELDERGIAVSGHSACHSGDLNPSHVLTAMRVPETHLHGALRISLSRINTAEEVDRFLEILPDIVEKSRRGFAD
- a CDS encoding cold shock domain-containing protein; protein product: MELQVEGRHVDIRNSWQTKIDVEKDRLDRHHPGLVHNLRVAVEATTSHKEGGYEVRLIATVPNDTLIVKRKGDAVKPLLVKAFDNLGQQLKEMQRKKRQSSKGQEGSGPEVLTGIIKTVSPPESFGFIVTGDGREIYFHENALKDAQIGVLNEGDAVTFGETEGDKGPCASWVKLTN